A single genomic interval of Chryseobacterium paludis harbors:
- a CDS encoding putative quinol monooxygenase, which translates to MKIYLTAIIKAKEEHQAEVLEVLQNMVKETRKEESCELYSLHQGIEDKNEFVFYEIWKDAAGLEQHNQQPYIQAFGALIDEKLQEIPQIYKTNIL; encoded by the coding sequence ATGAAAATATATCTTACAGCAATTATAAAAGCAAAAGAAGAACATCAGGCAGAAGTATTGGAAGTTCTTCAAAATATGGTAAAAGAAACCCGTAAAGAAGAGTCCTGCGAGCTCTACAGTTTACATCAGGGAATAGAGGATAAGAATGAATTTGTATTCTACGAAATATGGAAAGATGCTGCAGGACTTGAACAGCACAATCAGCAACCCTATATCCAGGCTTTTGGAGCTCTGATTGATGAAAAGTTGCAGGAAATTCCTCAAATTTATAAAACCAACATTTTGTAA
- a CDS encoding type 1 glutamine amidotransferase domain-containing protein, whose amino-acid sequence MKKKILFVVTSHDKKGDTGENTGYYLGEVSHPWEVLHHAGYDIDFVSPKGGTPPVDGFDLKDPVNKEFWENKEYKNKIDHSLTPSQVKPNEYSAIFYAGGHGAMWDFADNTELASIASKIYENGGIVAGVCHGPAGLVNIKLNDGKYLIDGKKINAFTNEEEAEVKLTNVVPFLLEEQLKARGAKFEKSGLWQTHVVTDQRVITGQNPQSAKAVGEAILKELNK is encoded by the coding sequence ATGAAAAAGAAAATTTTATTCGTTGTGACAAGTCATGACAAAAAAGGAGATACCGGAGAAAATACCGGATATTATTTAGGAGAAGTTTCTCATCCTTGGGAAGTTCTTCACCATGCAGGATATGATATCGATTTTGTAAGTCCTAAGGGAGGAACTCCTCCAGTTGATGGATTTGATCTTAAAGATCCTGTAAATAAGGAGTTCTGGGAAAATAAAGAATACAAAAACAAAATTGACCATTCTCTTACTCCTTCTCAGGTAAAACCAAACGAATATTCAGCTATTTTTTATGCTGGCGGTCATGGTGCTATGTGGGATTTTGCAGACAATACGGAACTCGCTTCCATTGCTTCGAAAATTTATGAGAACGGCGGAATTGTAGCAGGAGTATGCCACGGTCCGGCTGGTTTGGTAAATATCAAGTTGAATGATGGTAAATACCTCATTGATGGTAAAAAGATCAACGCTTTTACCAATGAGGAAGAAGCTGAAGTAAAATTAACGAACGTTGTTCCTTTCCTTCTGGAAGAGCAGTTAAAAGCAAGAGGCGCAAAATTCGAAAAATCCGGGCTTTGGCAGACGCATGTTGTAACAGATCAAAGAGTCATTACCGGCCAAAATCCGCAATCTGCAAAAGCTGTTGGTGAAGCTATTTTAAAAGAATTAAACAAATAA
- a CDS encoding aldo/keto reductase, with amino-acid sequence MEYRKLGNTDLELSVITHGAFAIGGNMWGGNEKQDSINSIHASLDNGVTSIDTAPFYGFGLSEEMIGEAIKGKDRSKIQLLTKFGLVWDGSNNGKGEFFFNAEEAGKTLPVYKFASKENIIKEVEESLKRLGTDYIDLLQLHWPDNSTPISETMEALELLIQQGKIRTAGVSNYLVEQMEEASKTIQLASNQVSYSMLNRAIEKDIVPYSLENNTGIIVYSPMERGLLTGKYFKKAQLKADDHRNGYFAQFDLEKVKTFLETLEVMAEEKNASVSQLVLRWTSLQPAISVVLAGARNAQQAIENAKAMSVDLSQKELNTINSALNKI; translated from the coding sequence ATGGAATATAGAAAATTAGGTAATACTGATCTCGAATTATCAGTCATTACTCACGGTGCTTTTGCCATCGGTGGAAATATGTGGGGTGGAAATGAAAAACAAGATTCTATAAACTCTATCCACGCTTCTTTGGATAACGGAGTAACCTCTATTGATACTGCCCCATTTTATGGTTTTGGATTAAGTGAAGAAATGATCGGGGAAGCCATTAAAGGAAAAGACCGTTCAAAAATTCAGTTATTAACTAAATTTGGTTTGGTATGGGATGGAAGTAATAATGGAAAAGGAGAGTTCTTTTTTAATGCCGAAGAAGCTGGTAAAACACTTCCGGTATATAAATTTGCTTCTAAAGAAAACATAATCAAAGAAGTTGAAGAAAGTTTAAAACGTTTGGGAACAGATTATATTGATCTTCTACAATTACACTGGCCAGATAACTCTACGCCTATCAGCGAAACAATGGAAGCTTTAGAGCTTTTGATCCAACAGGGAAAAATCCGTACTGCGGGAGTTAGTAACTACCTTGTGGAACAAATGGAAGAGGCTTCCAAAACAATTCAACTGGCAAGCAATCAGGTTTCATACAGCATGCTGAACAGGGCTATAGAAAAAGATATTGTACCTTATTCTTTGGAAAACAATACTGGAATTATTGTTTACAGCCCAATGGAGAGAGGTTTATTAACCGGTAAATATTTTAAAAAGGCTCAGCTAAAAGCTGATGATCATCGTAATGGGTATTTTGCCCAGTTTGATCTTGAAAAAGTAAAAACCTTCTTAGAAACTCTGGAAGTTATGGCAGAGGAAAAAAATGCCAGCGTTTCTCAATTGGTATTACGTTGGACAAGCTTACAGCCTGCTATAAGTGTTGTATTAGCCGGAGCCCGTAATGCTCAGCAAGCTATTGAAAATGCAAAGGCAATGTCTGTTGATCTTTCTCAGAAAGAATTGAATACCATCAATTCAGCATTAAATAAAATATAA
- a CDS encoding cyclase family protein, with protein MKNNLITMFGLAALLAFNTISIKAQNQYINPEDQSWYPSSYGAHDEIGAANLLTPDVVKGAITLVKQGKTLPLAVAIDKNLPAFRHRSFNLYNIQPGEQGGQSIGTNKFTFNDELVNGWTGVGTQLNGIGHIGINNTYYNGNKAADFVTVEGVKKLGIEKVPPFVTRGVVLDMTSYYGKSIVPGGTEFTASDIKAVLKKQGISLRKGDVVLFNTGWLELIGKDSKQFLEVEPGIGMEAAKWLADQGIVAFGGDTWASEVYPNPKSKEEFPINQFMLAKKGIYNLELIDSRPLVKEKIWEFMFVLGQPLYKGSTQVNINPVAIY; from the coding sequence ATGAAAAATAATCTGATCACAATGTTCGGATTGGCAGCTTTATTGGCTTTTAATACAATATCCATTAAAGCTCAAAACCAATATATCAACCCTGAAGATCAATCATGGTATCCATCTTCATATGGTGCTCATGACGAAATAGGAGCAGCTAATCTTTTAACTCCTGATGTGGTAAAAGGAGCTATTACATTGGTAAAACAAGGTAAAACATTACCACTAGCTGTTGCTATTGATAAAAACCTTCCTGCTTTCCGCCATAGAAGTTTTAATTTGTACAATATCCAACCCGGGGAACAGGGTGGCCAAAGTATTGGCACCAATAAATTCACATTCAATGATGAATTGGTCAATGGCTGGACTGGTGTCGGAACACAGCTTAATGGAATTGGACATATCGGAATCAACAATACCTATTACAACGGAAATAAAGCTGCTGATTTTGTAACCGTAGAGGGCGTGAAAAAATTAGGTATTGAAAAAGTCCCTCCATTTGTAACCCGCGGGGTTGTACTGGATATGACCTCTTATTACGGAAAATCCATTGTTCCCGGAGGAACAGAATTTACAGCATCCGATATTAAAGCAGTATTAAAAAAACAGGGAATTAGCCTTAGAAAAGGGGACGTTGTCCTTTTTAATACAGGATGGCTTGAACTCATTGGTAAGGACAGCAAACAGTTTTTAGAAGTTGAACCAGGCATCGGCATGGAAGCCGCAAAATGGCTTGCCGATCAGGGTATTGTTGCTTTTGGAGGTGATACGTGGGCTTCTGAGGTTTATCCAAACCCAAAAAGTAAGGAAGAGTTTCCAATCAATCAATTTATGCTGGCTAAAAAAGGAATTTACAATCTGGAATTAATTGACAGCCGTCCGTTGGTAAAAGAAAAGATATGGGAATTTATGTTTGTTTTAGGACAGCCTCTTTATAAAGGATCTACTCAGGTTAACATCAATCCTGTCGCTATTTATTAA
- a CDS encoding PPC domain-containing DNA-binding protein, producing the protein MKILIQKFRLVALLFFVTVHIFAQQVSKTEIPRYNKTQTGYIMVLREGDNVIAEIEKLAVNEKIPFANFSGIGFASEVTFGFYDFNKKKFNPKTFNRVEMGNLTGSVAWNEKGPSIHIHGIATDEKFDAYGGHILSLKVGTGSMEIYITLNDKKLQRKIEQPLNANVLQLNQEP; encoded by the coding sequence ATGAAGATTTTAATCCAAAAATTTCGCCTTGTAGCATTACTGTTTTTTGTCACCGTACATATATTTGCTCAACAGGTCTCTAAGACAGAGATTCCACGTTACAATAAAACCCAAACCGGATATATCATGGTATTGCGTGAAGGCGATAATGTAATTGCAGAAATTGAAAAACTGGCAGTCAATGAAAAAATTCCATTTGCCAATTTCTCAGGAATTGGTTTTGCAAGTGAAGTCACTTTTGGATTCTACGATTTTAATAAGAAAAAATTCAATCCTAAAACTTTCAACCGTGTAGAAATGGGAAACCTAACCGGTTCAGTCGCCTGGAACGAAAAAGGACCTTCCATACATATTCATGGCATCGCAACAGATGAAAAATTTGATGCATATGGCGGTCATATTTTGTCATTAAAAGTAGGAACAGGTTCTATGGAAATTTATATTACATTGAATGACAAAAAATTGCAACGTAAAATTGAACAGCCTTTAAACGCAAATGTTCTACAACTGAATCAAGAGCCATAA
- a CDS encoding VOC family protein: MEKSSNQGFTRANHVGITVKNLEKSIAFYEALTGTKVSNIDEIGGERMAKTQGLKDTRIKYANLHLDNLNIDILEYVIPESEQASYKNDQISAMHLCFEVDDIDAAVQRLKEIGIEPQGEPIVFQEEDGLKSGFGTAVAYFQDPDGTNLEIIAPQGPFKRKNH, from the coding sequence ATGGAAAAATCATCAAATCAAGGTTTTACCCGAGCTAATCATGTTGGTATTACCGTTAAAAATTTAGAGAAATCAATTGCTTTTTATGAAGCCTTAACGGGAACAAAAGTTTCCAATATCGATGAAATAGGAGGTGAAAGAATGGCAAAAACACAAGGATTAAAAGACACCCGTATCAAATATGCCAATCTGCATCTTGACAACCTCAATATAGATATCCTGGAGTATGTCATTCCAGAATCTGAACAAGCTTCCTATAAAAATGATCAGATCAGTGCTATGCATTTATGTTTTGAAGTTGATGATATCGATGCAGCAGTTCAAAGGCTAAAGGAAATAGGTATAGAGCCTCAGGGAGAACCTATTGTATTTCAGGAAGAAGATGGTTTAAAATCCGGATTTGGTACCGCTGTCGCTTATTTTCAGGATCCGGATGGAACCAATCTGGAAATCATTGCACCACAGGGACCTTTTAAAAGAAAAAATCACTGA
- a CDS encoding RagB/SusD family nutrient uptake outer membrane protein, with amino-acid sequence MNKLKKYILLVFVGLVFSSCQQDILDTTSFNNPNPELAFTSPELVQLAVNGVYNAAQIGYYSSTPLSNSARGYVFGAAYFQQNEVRGEDVVNTQAFYQLTYESNYDPTTANNAYYWSDAYRLINRANLVNEGINRAVNNKVISEDQGNIYKGEVLFFRALAHLELLKHFSRPYHLDNGSSMGVPYRTIGVDTEATIEQAMQVGRGTVAEGYEKLFEDLNFAENGLPGNAQRQGINKIGKITKGAAIAIKIRAYLNMRNWSKVIEEYNKLTSMYTLESNPLTVFNNNLTNTESIFSIINTANNNPGVNGALASQFSGRSLIAISPILWNNPLWLKDDKRRSVTDVVSGSRFTRKYKDITTFSDASPIVRFSEMKLAAAEAHARLNNMTSALLLLNEVRNRALETPNTEAYTSSSFSNKEGMIKAILLERRIELSCEGVRWADIHRLINDDIAPTYGIPAKVPNGFPSASSYTIGIPYSGNLTNSIPYTDKRFLWPIPLMTTSVNPLLAGQQNPEW; translated from the coding sequence ATGAATAAATTAAAAAAATATATACTATTAGTTTTTGTAGGATTGGTATTCAGCTCATGCCAACAGGATATTTTAGATACTACATCTTTTAATAATCCAAATCCTGAATTGGCATTTACTTCTCCTGAATTGGTTCAGTTGGCGGTAAATGGAGTTTATAATGCAGCACAAATTGGATATTATAGCAGTACTCCATTATCGAACAGTGCAAGAGGCTATGTTTTTGGCGCAGCTTATTTTCAGCAAAATGAGGTACGGGGAGAAGATGTAGTGAATACACAAGCATTCTATCAATTGACTTATGAGTCTAATTATGATCCTACTACTGCCAATAATGCATATTATTGGAGTGATGCCTACCGACTTATTAACAGAGCTAATCTTGTTAATGAGGGGATTAATAGAGCCGTGAACAATAAAGTAATTTCTGAGGATCAGGGAAATATATATAAGGGAGAGGTTTTATTTTTTAGAGCTTTGGCTCATTTGGAACTTCTGAAGCATTTTTCAAGACCTTATCATTTAGACAATGGATCTTCCATGGGAGTGCCCTACAGAACAATTGGGGTAGATACTGAAGCTACTATAGAGCAGGCAATGCAGGTAGGTAGAGGTACTGTGGCAGAGGGATATGAGAAGCTTTTTGAAGATTTGAACTTTGCAGAAAATGGTCTTCCTGGTAATGCTCAAAGACAGGGAATAAATAAAATAGGCAAAATAACCAAAGGAGCTGCAATTGCTATTAAAATAAGAGCTTATTTGAATATGAGAAACTGGAGTAAGGTAATAGAAGAATATAATAAATTAACCTCTATGTATACTTTAGAATCCAACCCTCTTACAGTATTTAATAACAACCTGACCAATACAGAGTCTATTTTTTCTATCATTAACACAGCAAATAATAACCCGGGAGTCAACGGAGCATTAGCTTCGCAATTTAGTGGTCGTTCTTTAATAGCCATCAGTCCTATTTTATGGAATAATCCTTTGTGGCTGAAAGATGATAAAAGACGATCGGTTACAGATGTTGTCTCCGGGTCCAGATTTACCAGGAAATATAAAGATATAACAACATTTTCTGATGCATCACCAATTGTTAGATTCTCCGAAATGAAATTAGCAGCAGCCGAGGCTCATGCAAGATTAAATAATATGACAAGTGCGTTGTTACTTCTTAATGAAGTTAGAAACAGAGCATTAGAAACCCCCAATACAGAAGCCTACACCAGCTCATCTTTTTCTAATAAAGAAGGTATGATAAAAGCTATTCTGTTAGAAAGAAGAATAGAATTGAGCTGTGAGGGGGTTCGTTGGGCAGATATACATAGATTGATCAATGATGATATTGCACCTACCTATGGAATTCCAGCAAAAGTGCCAAATGGATTTCCTTCAGCTTCAAGTTATACAATAGGAATTCCATATTCTGGAAATCTAACAAACAGTATTCCTTATACGGATAAAAGATTTCTGTGGCCTATACCATTAATGACCACAAGTGTTAATCCACTTCTTGCCGGTCAGCAAAACCCGGAATGGTAA
- a CDS encoding SusC/RagA family TonB-linked outer membrane protein yields the protein MDIKKHLLSTAVLFFIGQSAYAQSTKKDTVTKEKKIEEVVVVGYGTQKKSEVTAAMSQVKAEDMAGLVTASFESQLAGRAAGVNVTTSSGMVGAPPAINIRGINSINSGTYPLVVVDGMPIFTGDTGGYAPSNALGDINPSDIESIEILKDGAAAAVYGSRAANGVMIITTKKGKKGKFQLDYNTYTGLAQVVKQFDLLQTPDFLTISNEKRTNAGRAPWAFGTEYNTNWQKAVLRTATQTDHNISLQGGLGKGSYFGSVGYTKQDGIILSNGMERFTARFNVNQEVTNWLKMGANLGVTRTEYQSLNSGVNSLSGAMANAVKQLPNTSIYRADGPFGYNIDVVGTNTITGRGQNTEHIANNLPNIMYVLNTNRLQSKVLRVLGDVYGEIKILPSLTYKLQMSIDRSQNEGLMYWNAFHGDGRGSNGRIQNSNTTMERYNIQNILNFNKSFGEHKIGITLVNEYQKENQNSFFGGGIDLGDSYFNTNVISGSYGTPVSGGGKTEFALISYLARFNYDFGKRYFFQGVIRRDDLSSLPKEGRVGYFPGASLGWNVSNESFFEKAKNIVNELKVRASYGRVGNSSIGNYPYMSLYGPARYGDSNGLGYFQMGVNSLRWERSEKLDYGVDMSFLGNKLKVTLDYFVNNIDEMIQQVPVDPSLGIPDNQYSSNIGVAKNKGWELTVNYTPIKKDNFELNIGGNISLINNKITQLYKGADIFPGNVDWGNFDRFYRVHKEGYSMNQLYGIKYWGVNSANGNPVYYRLDGSLVQYNLNTRLYNVFNQDDPSNVSQSGKAPENQLLGNTIPKYFGAFNLSVKYHNFDLGTLMRFSGGNYIMNITRREMLSQNLVNNSKEIMGRWQSPENPGDGWTPRLMAGNDPGVNGPSVSNSRFIEKGDFIKFDNLTLGYSLEREFLNKINIQKMRLYIQAQNAFIITKYSGADPEMQVNGLDFNGIPRQRVFSVGLNVTL from the coding sequence ATGGATATAAAAAAACATTTGCTAAGTACTGCGGTCCTCTTTTTTATCGGACAGTCTGCTTATGCCCAGAGTACAAAGAAAGATACAGTCACTAAAGAAAAAAAAATAGAAGAGGTAGTGGTGGTGGGTTATGGAACACAGAAGAAAAGCGAGGTAACAGCAGCAATGTCACAGGTAAAAGCTGAAGATATGGCAGGCCTGGTCACTGCTAGTTTTGAATCTCAGCTGGCTGGAAGAGCAGCAGGGGTCAATGTAACAACCAGTTCAGGTATGGTAGGAGCACCTCCTGCTATCAATATTAGAGGAATAAATTCCATTAATTCAGGAACTTATCCTTTGGTTGTAGTAGACGGGATGCCAATTTTCACAGGTGATACGGGAGGATATGCTCCAAGCAATGCCTTGGGAGATATTAACCCTTCGGACATAGAGAGTATAGAAATTTTAAAAGATGGAGCTGCCGCTGCTGTTTATGGTTCCAGGGCTGCCAATGGAGTAATGATCATTACGACAAAGAAGGGTAAAAAAGGTAAATTTCAGTTAGATTACAATACCTATACAGGACTTGCCCAGGTTGTTAAACAGTTTGATCTTCTTCAGACACCAGATTTTCTGACGATTTCTAATGAAAAAAGAACAAATGCAGGGAGAGCACCTTGGGCCTTTGGAACAGAATATAATACAAACTGGCAAAAAGCGGTTTTAAGAACAGCAACTCAAACAGACCATAATATATCTCTTCAGGGAGGTTTGGGTAAGGGTTCGTATTTTGGATCTGTAGGCTATACTAAACAGGATGGAATTATTTTGAGTAATGGCATGGAAAGGTTTACAGCCCGTTTTAATGTAAATCAGGAAGTGACCAACTGGCTGAAAATGGGTGCTAATCTGGGAGTAACGAGAACAGAATATCAATCCCTTAATTCGGGGGTCAATTCTCTCTCAGGAGCGATGGCTAATGCTGTAAAACAATTACCGAATACTTCTATATATAGAGCAGATGGTCCATTTGGATATAATATTGATGTTGTAGGCACCAATACAATTACAGGGCGAGGGCAAAACACGGAGCATATTGCAAATAATCTTCCAAATATTATGTATGTTCTTAATACCAATAGATTGCAGTCCAAAGTACTACGGGTGCTGGGAGATGTTTATGGAGAAATAAAAATATTACCATCTCTTACCTATAAGCTTCAGATGAGCATAGATCGATCTCAGAATGAGGGATTAATGTACTGGAATGCATTTCATGGAGATGGGCGGGGTAGCAATGGGCGGATCCAAAACAGCAATACAACTATGGAAAGGTATAATATTCAAAATATATTAAACTTTAACAAAAGTTTTGGAGAGCATAAAATTGGAATTACATTGGTGAATGAATATCAGAAAGAAAATCAGAACTCCTTTTTTGGAGGTGGAATAGATTTGGGTGATTCTTATTTTAATACGAATGTAATTTCAGGTTCTTATGGAACCCCGGTTTCAGGGGGAGGAAAAACAGAATTTGCATTGATATCCTATCTGGCAAGATTTAATTATGATTTTGGAAAAAGATATTTTTTCCAGGGAGTAATACGAAGGGATGATTTGTCTTCTCTTCCTAAAGAGGGTAGAGTAGGGTATTTCCCAGGAGCTTCGTTAGGATGGAATGTGAGTAATGAGAGCTTTTTTGAAAAAGCTAAAAATATTGTCAATGAGCTAAAGGTTCGTGCTTCTTATGGTAGAGTAGGTAATAGTAGTATTGGAAATTATCCATATATGTCTTTATATGGACCAGCTAGGTATGGAGATTCTAATGGATTAGGCTATTTCCAGATGGGAGTTAACTCATTGAGATGGGAGCGAAGTGAGAAGTTGGATTATGGTGTGGATATGAGCTTTTTAGGTAATAAGCTTAAAGTTACTTTAGACTATTTTGTAAATAATATTGATGAAATGATTCAGCAGGTTCCTGTTGATCCTTCTTTAGGAATCCCAGACAATCAATACAGCTCAAATATTGGGGTAGCGAAGAATAAAGGTTGGGAACTGACAGTGAACTATACCCCTATTAAAAAAGACAATTTTGAATTAAATATTGGCGGTAACATCTCATTGATTAATAATAAAATCACACAATTGTATAAAGGGGCAGATATTTTCCCTGGAAATGTGGATTGGGGAAATTTCGACCGTTTTTACAGAGTACATAAGGAAGGTTATTCTATGAACCAGTTGTATGGAATAAAATACTGGGGGGTAAATTCGGCTAATGGTAATCCTGTTTATTACAGGTTGGATGGTTCTTTGGTACAATATAATTTAAATACAAGATTATATAATGTTTTTAATCAGGATGATCCGAGCAATGTCTCTCAGAGTGGAAAAGCTCCGGAGAATCAATTATTAGGAAATACAATCCCAAAATATTTTGGAGCTTTCAATTTATCAGTGAAGTATCATAATTTCGACTTGGGCACTCTGATGAGGTTTAGTGGTGGAAACTATATTATGAACATTACAAGAAGAGAAATGCTGAGTCAGAATCTTGTTAATAATTCTAAAGAAATTATGGGAAGATGGCAGAGCCCGGAAAATCCTGGTGATGGATGGACTCCAAGGCTGATGGCGGGTAATGATCCGGGAGTAAACGGGCCATCGGTTTCCAATAGTAGGTTTATAGAAAAGGGAGACTTTATAAAATTCGATAACCTCACTTTAGGTTATAGTTTAGAACGAGAATTTTTGAATAAAATTAATATCCAAAAAATGAGACTTTATATCCAGGCACAAAATGCATTCATTATTACTAAATATTCAGGTGCAGATCCGGAAATGCAGGTTAATGGTTTGGATTTTAATGGAATCCCAAGACAGCGAGTTTTTTCAGTTGGATTAAATGTTACCCTTTAA
- a CDS encoding carboxymuconolactone decarboxylase family protein, producing MSTRVNIAKTDAAAYKAMMGLEGYLQTISLNPIQKELIKIRASQINGCAFCLDMHTKDAMKYGETPQRIYLLNAWREALELFTEEEQVLLMMTEEITLISHKGLTEETYQKAKSFFDETQISQIIMAIVTINAWNRIAISTHLPIMK from the coding sequence ATGAGTACAAGAGTGAACATCGCAAAAACAGATGCAGCAGCTTACAAAGCAATGATGGGATTAGAGGGATATCTTCAGACTATTTCTTTAAACCCTATTCAAAAGGAATTAATTAAAATCAGAGCTTCACAGATCAATGGATGTGCATTTTGTTTGGATATGCATACAAAGGATGCCATGAAGTATGGAGAAACTCCACAAAGAATATATCTTTTAAATGCATGGAGAGAAGCTTTAGAATTATTTACAGAAGAAGAACAGGTCTTGCTTATGATGACAGAAGAGATTACTTTAATTAGTCATAAAGGTTTAACAGAAGAGACTTATCAGAAGGCAAAATCATTTTTTGATGAAACTCAGATTTCACAAATCATTATGGCTATTGTAACGATTAATGCATGGAACAGAATTGCGATAAGCACACATTTGCCGATCATGAAATAA
- a CDS encoding DoxX family membrane protein, with product MTNQKVQFSQLFLRVAIAITMLSAVADRFGFWGKNSAWGNWANFEEYTRKLTFFLPESLSQFSAYTATFFEIAIPLLLLVGYKTKIAAYGAGFLLLIFALSMSIALGVKAPLDYSVWVGSAAAFLLASQQEFSFSLDQLTKKI from the coding sequence ATGACTAATCAAAAAGTTCAATTTTCGCAGTTATTTTTAAGAGTGGCGATTGCCATAACAATGCTTTCCGCAGTGGCAGACCGATTCGGATTCTGGGGTAAAAATTCAGCTTGGGGAAACTGGGCGAATTTTGAGGAATACACCAGAAAACTAACCTTTTTTCTACCCGAAAGTTTAAGTCAGTTTTCAGCTTATACAGCCACATTCTTTGAAATTGCTATTCCACTGTTATTGCTTGTAGGATACAAAACCAAAATAGCAGCTTATGGTGCAGGATTTTTGTTGTTGATTTTTGCATTATCCATGAGTATAGCTTTAGGGGTAAAAGCACCTTTAGATTATTCAGTTTGGGTAGGAAGTGCCGCTGCATTTTTACTGGCAAGCCAACAAGAGTTTTCATTTAGTTTAGATCAATTAACCAAAAAAATATAA
- a CDS encoding Crp/Fnr family transcriptional regulator, whose protein sequence is MDTFKTHLDKFITINDADYVSVLSFFQVMEVKKKQNLLLEGEVCKSMYFVLNGCLRKFFVNEKGVEHTTEFAVENWWMTDTFAYERQIKTEFTIQAVERSTILVIDLETQELLLQKHPVMERYFRMIYQRAYAASERRIRYLYEMTREDLYIHFSTQYPWFIQRIPQYLIASFLGFTPEYLSEIRAKLRS, encoded by the coding sequence ATGGATACTTTTAAAACACATCTGGATAAATTTATTACCATCAATGATGCGGATTATGTTTCTGTATTGTCTTTTTTCCAGGTAATGGAAGTTAAAAAGAAACAGAATCTACTTCTTGAGGGTGAAGTCTGTAAATCCATGTACTTTGTTTTAAACGGATGTCTCAGAAAGTTTTTTGTGAATGAAAAAGGAGTAGAACATACGACTGAGTTTGCTGTTGAAAACTGGTGGATGACAGATACTTTTGCCTATGAAAGGCAAATCAAAACTGAGTTTACGATACAGGCAGTAGAGCGGTCAACGATTTTAGTTATCGATCTTGAAACCCAGGAACTGTTATTGCAAAAGCATCCGGTTATGGAACGTTATTTCAGGATGATCTATCAGAGAGCTTATGCCGCTTCGGAAAGAAGGATCCGTTATTTATATGAAATGACAAGAGAGGATCTTTATATTCATTTCAGTACACAGTATCCATGGTTTATTCAGCGGATTCCACAATATTTAATTGCTTCTTTTTTAGGTTTTACACCAGAATATCTAAGCGAAATAAGAGCGAAATTACGTTCTTAA
- a CDS encoding DUF1304 domain-containing protein, translated as MEIVAKILIGLVALEHIYILWMEMFAWETKGKEVFKAALPAEMFKPTKGLAANQGLYNGFLAAGLTWTFFIKDAEWQTNIALFFLSCVAIAGIYGAISATKRIFFVQALPAILAIIAVLLK; from the coding sequence ATGGAAATCGTTGCAAAAATTTTGATCGGATTAGTAGCATTAGAACATATTTATATTCTCTGGATGGAAATGTTTGCCTGGGAAACAAAAGGTAAAGAAGTTTTCAAAGCTGCGTTACCAGCGGAAATGTTCAAGCCAACTAAAGGGCTGGCAGCCAATCAAGGTCTTTATAATGGTTTTCTGGCTGCAGGATTAACATGGACTTTCTTTATCAAGGACGCAGAATGGCAAACTAATATTGCTTTATTTTTCTTGAGCTGTGTTGCTATAGCCGGAATTTACGGAGCTATTTCTGCAACAAAAAGAATATTCTTTGTTCAGGCTTTACCCGCTATTTTAGCAATCATCGCGGTACTTTTAAAATAA